Proteins from one Erythrolamprus reginae isolate rEryReg1 chromosome 6, rEryReg1.hap1, whole genome shotgun sequence genomic window:
- the OPTN gene encoding optineurin isoform X3, giving the protein MSKTPLNIPFQNGRSEKTEVENGHPSLVPPTLSDSSVEEMVQQMKELITENNELKEAMRQRNQAMKDRFEELSAWKEKLKEEREFYESKFKEARQCLAAKCLENESLQQKLQSLEEKEGRSNGEGEAEGPLKEHPDVDLKRVDGNSALYVRNKSVDEARKYLEKEELTVSQLLHSLRTETQKREVLEIKMQELKDKCQQLLSLKRKTDDKSTQTEQEASKKEERSESMGSEVEVLNQQVSALFRELQETHAKLNEAEVIQKKLHEKCQVLEREHPSSVGDLNEKQQLLYTVKKLELQVESMRSEIKLEQAKTNDEKGKFQSLQDAYGKLVKELTEALQTVEELKREEAQRADQATFDELIHKLDLAEKALAAKQLQIDKMKQTLMKQEEELETVAVLRAQMEVYCSDFHAEREAREKIHEEKEQLATQLAYFLAENQDRGDLGRCSLAEMQTRHGTRLPSDQGAEDQNQQQQARDIPIHSCPKCGIILPDIDTLQIHVMDCII; this is encoded by the exons ATGTCCAAGACACCTTTAAACATCCCTTTTCAAAACGGTCGGTCGGAGAAGACCGAAGTGGAGAATGGACATCCCAGCCTGGTACCACCCACGCTCAGCGACTCCAGCGTGGAGGAGATGGTTCAACAGATGAAAGAACTTATCACGGAGAACAACGAGCTCAAAG AAGCCATGAGGCAGCGCAACCAGGCCATGAAGGATCGTTTCGAAGAGCTGTCCGCTTGGAAGGAGAAGTTGAAAGAAGAGCGGGAATTTTACGAGTCGAAATTCAAGGAAGCGCGTCAGTGTTTGGCAGCCAAGTGTCTGGAGAATGAAAGCCTCCAGCAGAAGCTCCAGAGcctggaagagaaagaaggacggAGCAACGGC GAAGGAGAAGCCGAGGGGCCTTTGAAAGAACACCCGGATGTAGACCTGAAAAGAGTAGACGGGAACTCAGCTCTGTACGT CCGGAATAAATCTGTGGACGAAGCCAGGAAATACTTGGAAAAAGAAGAACTGACCGTCAGCCAGCTGCTGCACTCCCTCCGGACCGAGACTCAGAAgcgggaagtccttgaaattaaGATGCAGGAACTGAAGGACAAATGCCAACA GCTCTTGAGTTTGAAAAGGAAAACAGATGACAAAAGCACTCAAACAGAACAAGAAGCCagcaagaaggaagagaggagtgaAAGT ATGGGCAGTGAAGTGGAAGTGCTGAACCAGCAGGTATCTGCCCTCTTCAGAGAGCTTCAGGAGACCCACGCCAAGTTAAACGAAGCAGAAGTAATTCAGAAAAAACTGCACGAAAA GTGTCAGGTTCTTGAGAGGGAACACCCCTCCAGCGTTGGAGACCTGAACGAGAAGCAGCAACTTTTGTACACCGTTAAGAAACTGGAGTTGCAGGTGGAGAGCATGCGGTCAGAAATCAAGCTCGAACAGGCCAAAACCAACGACGAGAA aGGCAAATTTCAGAGCCTGCAGGACGCTTACGGCAAGCTGGTAAAGGAACTGACCGAAGCTTTGCAGACCGTTGAAGAATTAAAACGTGAAGAG GCGCAACGGGCCGACCAGGCGACATTCGATGAATTAATTCACAAACTGGACCTTGCCGAAAAGGCCCTGGCGGCCAAGCAGCTGCAGATCGACAAGATGAAGCAAACCCTCATGAAGCAAGAAGAAGAGCTTGAGACAGTGGCTGTGCTGAGAGCTCAG ATGGAGGTCTACTGCTCCGACTTCCACGCCGAAAGAGAGGCGAGGGAGAAGATCCACGAGGAAAAAGAACAACTGGCCACACAGTTGGCGTATTTCTTGGCTGAAAATCAAGACCGTGGAGACCTGGGCAG GTGCTCTTTGGCAGAAATGCAAACCCGACATGGAACCAGGCTGCCATCAGATCAAG GAGCTGAAGACCAGAATCAGCAACAGCAAGCAAGGGATATTCCTATACATTCTTGTCCAAAATGTGGTATAATTCTCCCGGATATAGATACGCTTCAAATTCACGTTATGGACTGTATCATCTAA
- the OPTN gene encoding optineurin isoform X2: protein MSKTPLNIPFQNGRSEKTEVENGHPSLVPPTLSDSSVEEMVQQMKELITENNELKEAMRQRNQAMKDRFEELSAWKEKLKEEREFYESKFKEARQCLAAKCLENESLQQKLQSLEEKEGRSNGESPVSRKEMAQELEQLKAQVAKLQAEKADLVAIISELQLKLNSATAEDSFVEIRMHEGEAEGPLKEHPDVDLKRVDGNSALRNKSVDEARKYLEKEELTVSQLLHSLRTETQKREVLEIKMQELKDKCQQLLSLKRKTDDKSTQTEQEASKKEERSESMGSEVEVLNQQVSALFRELQETHAKLNEAEVIQKKLHEKCQVLEREHPSSVGDLNEKQQLLYTVKKLELQVESMRSEIKLEQAKTNDEKGKFQSLQDAYGKLVKELTEALQTVEELKREEAQRADQATFDELIHKLDLAEKALAAKQLQIDKMKQTLMKQEEELETVAVLRAQMEVYCSDFHAEREAREKIHEEKEQLATQLAYFLAENQDRGDLGRCSLAEMQTRHGTRLPSDQGAEDQNQQQQARDIPIHSCPKCGIILPDIDTLQIHVMDCII, encoded by the exons ATGTCCAAGACACCTTTAAACATCCCTTTTCAAAACGGTCGGTCGGAGAAGACCGAAGTGGAGAATGGACATCCCAGCCTGGTACCACCCACGCTCAGCGACTCCAGCGTGGAGGAGATGGTTCAACAGATGAAAGAACTTATCACGGAGAACAACGAGCTCAAAG AAGCCATGAGGCAGCGCAACCAGGCCATGAAGGATCGTTTCGAAGAGCTGTCCGCTTGGAAGGAGAAGTTGAAAGAAGAGCGGGAATTTTACGAGTCGAAATTCAAGGAAGCGCGTCAGTGTTTGGCAGCCAAGTGTCTGGAGAATGAAAGCCTCCAGCAGAAGCTCCAGAGcctggaagagaaagaaggacggAGCAACGGC GAGAGTCCAGTTTCGCGGAAGGAGATGGCCCAAGAGCTGGAACAACTGAAGGCCCAGGTAGCCAAACTCCAGGCTGAAAAGGCGGATCTGGTAGCCATCATTTCAGAGCTGCAGTTGAAGCTCAACTCGGCCACAGCCGAAGACTCCTTCGTCGAGATCAGAATGCAT GAAGGAGAAGCCGAGGGGCCTTTGAAAGAACACCCGGATGTAGACCTGAAAAGAGTAGACGGGAACTCAGCTCT CCGGAATAAATCTGTGGACGAAGCCAGGAAATACTTGGAAAAAGAAGAACTGACCGTCAGCCAGCTGCTGCACTCCCTCCGGACCGAGACTCAGAAgcgggaagtccttgaaattaaGATGCAGGAACTGAAGGACAAATGCCAACA GCTCTTGAGTTTGAAAAGGAAAACAGATGACAAAAGCACTCAAACAGAACAAGAAGCCagcaagaaggaagagaggagtgaAAGT ATGGGCAGTGAAGTGGAAGTGCTGAACCAGCAGGTATCTGCCCTCTTCAGAGAGCTTCAGGAGACCCACGCCAAGTTAAACGAAGCAGAAGTAATTCAGAAAAAACTGCACGAAAA GTGTCAGGTTCTTGAGAGGGAACACCCCTCCAGCGTTGGAGACCTGAACGAGAAGCAGCAACTTTTGTACACCGTTAAGAAACTGGAGTTGCAGGTGGAGAGCATGCGGTCAGAAATCAAGCTCGAACAGGCCAAAACCAACGACGAGAA aGGCAAATTTCAGAGCCTGCAGGACGCTTACGGCAAGCTGGTAAAGGAACTGACCGAAGCTTTGCAGACCGTTGAAGAATTAAAACGTGAAGAG GCGCAACGGGCCGACCAGGCGACATTCGATGAATTAATTCACAAACTGGACCTTGCCGAAAAGGCCCTGGCGGCCAAGCAGCTGCAGATCGACAAGATGAAGCAAACCCTCATGAAGCAAGAAGAAGAGCTTGAGACAGTGGCTGTGCTGAGAGCTCAG ATGGAGGTCTACTGCTCCGACTTCCACGCCGAAAGAGAGGCGAGGGAGAAGATCCACGAGGAAAAAGAACAACTGGCCACACAGTTGGCGTATTTCTTGGCTGAAAATCAAGACCGTGGAGACCTGGGCAG GTGCTCTTTGGCAGAAATGCAAACCCGACATGGAACCAGGCTGCCATCAGATCAAG GAGCTGAAGACCAGAATCAGCAACAGCAAGCAAGGGATATTCCTATACATTCTTGTCCAAAATGTGGTATAATTCTCCCGGATATAGATACGCTTCAAATTCACGTTATGGACTGTATCATCTAA
- the OPTN gene encoding optineurin isoform X1, with protein sequence MSKTPLNIPFQNGRSEKTEVENGHPSLVPPTLSDSSVEEMVQQMKELITENNELKEAMRQRNQAMKDRFEELSAWKEKLKEEREFYESKFKEARQCLAAKCLENESLQQKLQSLEEKEGRSNGESPVSRKEMAQELEQLKAQVAKLQAEKADLVAIISELQLKLNSATAEDSFVEIRMHEGEAEGPLKEHPDVDLKRVDGNSALYVRNKSVDEARKYLEKEELTVSQLLHSLRTETQKREVLEIKMQELKDKCQQLLSLKRKTDDKSTQTEQEASKKEERSESMGSEVEVLNQQVSALFRELQETHAKLNEAEVIQKKLHEKCQVLEREHPSSVGDLNEKQQLLYTVKKLELQVESMRSEIKLEQAKTNDEKGKFQSLQDAYGKLVKELTEALQTVEELKREEAQRADQATFDELIHKLDLAEKALAAKQLQIDKMKQTLMKQEEELETVAVLRAQMEVYCSDFHAEREAREKIHEEKEQLATQLAYFLAENQDRGDLGRCSLAEMQTRHGTRLPSDQGAEDQNQQQQARDIPIHSCPKCGIILPDIDTLQIHVMDCII encoded by the exons ATGTCCAAGACACCTTTAAACATCCCTTTTCAAAACGGTCGGTCGGAGAAGACCGAAGTGGAGAATGGACATCCCAGCCTGGTACCACCCACGCTCAGCGACTCCAGCGTGGAGGAGATGGTTCAACAGATGAAAGAACTTATCACGGAGAACAACGAGCTCAAAG AAGCCATGAGGCAGCGCAACCAGGCCATGAAGGATCGTTTCGAAGAGCTGTCCGCTTGGAAGGAGAAGTTGAAAGAAGAGCGGGAATTTTACGAGTCGAAATTCAAGGAAGCGCGTCAGTGTTTGGCAGCCAAGTGTCTGGAGAATGAAAGCCTCCAGCAGAAGCTCCAGAGcctggaagagaaagaaggacggAGCAACGGC GAGAGTCCAGTTTCGCGGAAGGAGATGGCCCAAGAGCTGGAACAACTGAAGGCCCAGGTAGCCAAACTCCAGGCTGAAAAGGCGGATCTGGTAGCCATCATTTCAGAGCTGCAGTTGAAGCTCAACTCGGCCACAGCCGAAGACTCCTTCGTCGAGATCAGAATGCAT GAAGGAGAAGCCGAGGGGCCTTTGAAAGAACACCCGGATGTAGACCTGAAAAGAGTAGACGGGAACTCAGCTCTGTACGT CCGGAATAAATCTGTGGACGAAGCCAGGAAATACTTGGAAAAAGAAGAACTGACCGTCAGCCAGCTGCTGCACTCCCTCCGGACCGAGACTCAGAAgcgggaagtccttgaaattaaGATGCAGGAACTGAAGGACAAATGCCAACA GCTCTTGAGTTTGAAAAGGAAAACAGATGACAAAAGCACTCAAACAGAACAAGAAGCCagcaagaaggaagagaggagtgaAAGT ATGGGCAGTGAAGTGGAAGTGCTGAACCAGCAGGTATCTGCCCTCTTCAGAGAGCTTCAGGAGACCCACGCCAAGTTAAACGAAGCAGAAGTAATTCAGAAAAAACTGCACGAAAA GTGTCAGGTTCTTGAGAGGGAACACCCCTCCAGCGTTGGAGACCTGAACGAGAAGCAGCAACTTTTGTACACCGTTAAGAAACTGGAGTTGCAGGTGGAGAGCATGCGGTCAGAAATCAAGCTCGAACAGGCCAAAACCAACGACGAGAA aGGCAAATTTCAGAGCCTGCAGGACGCTTACGGCAAGCTGGTAAAGGAACTGACCGAAGCTTTGCAGACCGTTGAAGAATTAAAACGTGAAGAG GCGCAACGGGCCGACCAGGCGACATTCGATGAATTAATTCACAAACTGGACCTTGCCGAAAAGGCCCTGGCGGCCAAGCAGCTGCAGATCGACAAGATGAAGCAAACCCTCATGAAGCAAGAAGAAGAGCTTGAGACAGTGGCTGTGCTGAGAGCTCAG ATGGAGGTCTACTGCTCCGACTTCCACGCCGAAAGAGAGGCGAGGGAGAAGATCCACGAGGAAAAAGAACAACTGGCCACACAGTTGGCGTATTTCTTGGCTGAAAATCAAGACCGTGGAGACCTGGGCAG GTGCTCTTTGGCAGAAATGCAAACCCGACATGGAACCAGGCTGCCATCAGATCAAG GAGCTGAAGACCAGAATCAGCAACAGCAAGCAAGGGATATTCCTATACATTCTTGTCCAAAATGTGGTATAATTCTCCCGGATATAGATACGCTTCAAATTCACGTTATGGACTGTATCATCTAA
- the OPTN gene encoding optineurin isoform X4 produces MSKTPLNIPFQNGRSEKTEVENGHPSLVPPTLSDSSVEEMVQQMKELITENNELKEAMRQRNQAMKDRFEELSAWKEKLKEEREFYESKFKEARQCLAAKCLENESLQQKLQSLEEKEGRSNGEGEAEGPLKEHPDVDLKRVDGNSALRNKSVDEARKYLEKEELTVSQLLHSLRTETQKREVLEIKMQELKDKCQQLLSLKRKTDDKSTQTEQEASKKEERSESMGSEVEVLNQQVSALFRELQETHAKLNEAEVIQKKLHEKCQVLEREHPSSVGDLNEKQQLLYTVKKLELQVESMRSEIKLEQAKTNDEKGKFQSLQDAYGKLVKELTEALQTVEELKREEAQRADQATFDELIHKLDLAEKALAAKQLQIDKMKQTLMKQEEELETVAVLRAQMEVYCSDFHAEREAREKIHEEKEQLATQLAYFLAENQDRGDLGRCSLAEMQTRHGTRLPSDQGAEDQNQQQQARDIPIHSCPKCGIILPDIDTLQIHVMDCII; encoded by the exons ATGTCCAAGACACCTTTAAACATCCCTTTTCAAAACGGTCGGTCGGAGAAGACCGAAGTGGAGAATGGACATCCCAGCCTGGTACCACCCACGCTCAGCGACTCCAGCGTGGAGGAGATGGTTCAACAGATGAAAGAACTTATCACGGAGAACAACGAGCTCAAAG AAGCCATGAGGCAGCGCAACCAGGCCATGAAGGATCGTTTCGAAGAGCTGTCCGCTTGGAAGGAGAAGTTGAAAGAAGAGCGGGAATTTTACGAGTCGAAATTCAAGGAAGCGCGTCAGTGTTTGGCAGCCAAGTGTCTGGAGAATGAAAGCCTCCAGCAGAAGCTCCAGAGcctggaagagaaagaaggacggAGCAACGGC GAAGGAGAAGCCGAGGGGCCTTTGAAAGAACACCCGGATGTAGACCTGAAAAGAGTAGACGGGAACTCAGCTCT CCGGAATAAATCTGTGGACGAAGCCAGGAAATACTTGGAAAAAGAAGAACTGACCGTCAGCCAGCTGCTGCACTCCCTCCGGACCGAGACTCAGAAgcgggaagtccttgaaattaaGATGCAGGAACTGAAGGACAAATGCCAACA GCTCTTGAGTTTGAAAAGGAAAACAGATGACAAAAGCACTCAAACAGAACAAGAAGCCagcaagaaggaagagaggagtgaAAGT ATGGGCAGTGAAGTGGAAGTGCTGAACCAGCAGGTATCTGCCCTCTTCAGAGAGCTTCAGGAGACCCACGCCAAGTTAAACGAAGCAGAAGTAATTCAGAAAAAACTGCACGAAAA GTGTCAGGTTCTTGAGAGGGAACACCCCTCCAGCGTTGGAGACCTGAACGAGAAGCAGCAACTTTTGTACACCGTTAAGAAACTGGAGTTGCAGGTGGAGAGCATGCGGTCAGAAATCAAGCTCGAACAGGCCAAAACCAACGACGAGAA aGGCAAATTTCAGAGCCTGCAGGACGCTTACGGCAAGCTGGTAAAGGAACTGACCGAAGCTTTGCAGACCGTTGAAGAATTAAAACGTGAAGAG GCGCAACGGGCCGACCAGGCGACATTCGATGAATTAATTCACAAACTGGACCTTGCCGAAAAGGCCCTGGCGGCCAAGCAGCTGCAGATCGACAAGATGAAGCAAACCCTCATGAAGCAAGAAGAAGAGCTTGAGACAGTGGCTGTGCTGAGAGCTCAG ATGGAGGTCTACTGCTCCGACTTCCACGCCGAAAGAGAGGCGAGGGAGAAGATCCACGAGGAAAAAGAACAACTGGCCACACAGTTGGCGTATTTCTTGGCTGAAAATCAAGACCGTGGAGACCTGGGCAG GTGCTCTTTGGCAGAAATGCAAACCCGACATGGAACCAGGCTGCCATCAGATCAAG GAGCTGAAGACCAGAATCAGCAACAGCAAGCAAGGGATATTCCTATACATTCTTGTCCAAAATGTGGTATAATTCTCCCGGATATAGATACGCTTCAAATTCACGTTATGGACTGTATCATCTAA